The Planctellipticum variicoloris DNA window CCCCTGGGCGCGGCAGGCTCTCTGGTCGCTCGTCCTCGTCCGACTGCTGCTGCCGGTCAGCTTCGGCAGCCCGGCGAGTCTGCAGCCGACTGCGATCTGGCTGTTCGAGAGCGTCTGCAGTTCGATGGAACCGGCTCCTGCCATACAAGATGCCTATTACATTCCCCCGTTCGAACTTGAAGCTCGACGCGAACGCGTCTGGGTCAATCGTGTTGAGGCCTATCCGATGGTTCCGGCGTTTGTACTCAATCCCGAGTTCGACTGGTTCGAGTTCACGCTCTCCGTGGTGCTGCCCTGCATTCTCCTCGCCGGCATGCTGCTGGTCGCCGTCTGGACGGTGATCACGACCGTTCGCCTGCGTCGCCTCGTCCGCGCCGGGACGGATTGCCTGCGGGAGGACTGGCTGGCGTTGCTCACCGAAGGACGTGAGGAGTTCCGCATCCGGCGAACGGTGACACTCCGGACCCTCCCGGCGCTGACGAGTCCGGCAACCTGCGGCGTCTGGCGACCGGCGATCCTACTCCCGGAGGATGCGGACCAGTGGTCCTCCACGGAACTGCGGCACGTCGTCTGGCACGAGCTGGCGCATATCCGCCGGTTCGATGTTGCCACGAACTGGGCGCTCGCCGTCGTGCGGGTGCTGCACTGGTGGAACCCGCTGTTCTGGTATGCGCAGCGGGCCTGGCTGGCCGAGCGGGAAATGGCCTGCGATGCACTCGTGCTGCGGCATCTGGAAGGCCACCAGGCGGGCGAATACGGGGGCACGATCCTGCGGTTTCTGGAGCGGCTGAGTGCGGGCCGGCGTGGATTGCCGACGTCTGCGGCGCCGGGGTTCGTGCTGTTTCTCGGTCGCAAGCAGGCGGTCCGGAGACGGCTCGCCCAACTCGCAGAACAGTCACGCCGCGCCCCCGTCTGGCGGCGGCTGTTGACCGGGGGCCTGATTGCGGCCCTGGGACTGGCGGGACTGACCGACGCGGCTGTGCCGACCACGCCTGCACGGCTGCCGACTCCAGACACATCGCCGATTGAAACCCGGTGGAAGGTCGATCTTCCCGCCGGGACCTCCTGGAAAGTGGTCACACCAAATCAGCCGTCTGCCGAAGAAGTCCGAAGGGTGGTCGTCTATGACCTGACTGCCACGATCGCCCGGATCCGTCAGGACGTTCCGCAGCTTGCGGAGACTGCGGTTGCCGCGGAGATCCGGCAATTTCTCCGCCCCCTCCTTGGATTGCCGTTCACGGAGTCCGAGAGTCAGTCCGACGAGACGCGTCAGGAGAGATCCCACTTGGAACTGGATGGCGTGCGGCTGATCGTATCTGCAACTGCCGCGCAGCATGTTGAAGTCGAGCAATTGATCCGCCGATGGGCGGAGCATGGACAACGACAAATCTGCCATGAGGTTCGATTTCTCGTCGCGTCGGATTCTTTGAAGGATCTCATCGTCGGTGATGGCGGGCAAGTCTTGAATTTCGGAGCCTCGGCGGAAAATCCGCTGGACCGGACGCCGCTTGAACGCTTGGCATCCCCGCTGCCCCAGTCGCTGCATCGCGTTCCCGTATTCACGCGGATTCTGGCGCCACATGAGGCGTGGGCGTTCGAAGCCGGAGTTGCGCGAGTCTCGCCCACGGGTCCGGGTACGGTGACCTACGGTCCGAAA harbors:
- a CDS encoding M56 family metallopeptidase gives rise to the protein MEDLNFLELVFVAAALSTIITVPLFLIVVTITGLGRRWLAPWARQALWSLVLVRLLLPVSFGSPASLQPTAIWLFESVCSSMEPAPAIQDAYYIPPFELEARRERVWVNRVEAYPMVPAFVLNPEFDWFEFTLSVVLPCILLAGMLLVAVWTVITTVRLRRLVRAGTDCLREDWLALLTEGREEFRIRRTVTLRTLPALTSPATCGVWRPAILLPEDADQWSSTELRHVVWHELAHIRRFDVATNWALAVVRVLHWWNPLFWYAQRAWLAEREMACDALVLRHLEGHQAGEYGGTILRFLERLSAGRRGLPTSAAPGFVLFLGRKQAVRRRLAQLAEQSRRAPVWRRLLTGGLIAALGLAGLTDAAVPTTPARLPTPDTSPIETRWKVDLPAGTSWKVVTPNQPSAEEVRRVVVYDLTATIARIRQDVPQLAETAVAAEIRQFLRPLLGLPFTESESQSDETRQERSHLELDGVRLIVSATAAQHVEVEQLIRRWAEHGQRQICHEVRFLVASDSLKDLIVGDGGQVLNFGASAENPLDRTPLERLASPLPQSLHRVPVFTRILAPHEAWAFEAGVARVSPTGPGTVTYGPKITAFEGTKSFMSDAVERSYVTGHRTRSDGSLEPQISKVMDGLSLQMKSLIAADGRSTQLRFQWQHSEVTDVEVLEMHGSGQETTIQIPHVSQTADSVAATIPDGHSLLIAPLRRNKQGQLMMFLVRPRVLTAEELK